One genomic region from Actinomycetota bacterium encodes:
- a CDS encoding AAA family ATPase — protein MQDARRPRRSGLVEDKKHFLESPSTLFEILVGIDSRELSAHAWRYYELAVRIAHTVASLDDHVAHSELQAVDSYRTMLLRTIELAGLPRPGLDGAHAPPRPVPATPAAAAPAQARPRRGVEPVLAELDALIGLTAVKAEVRLVANLLQIQRLRRKRNLPVAESSRHLVFTGNPGTGKTTVARLLAELYWELEVVTRGQLVETDRAGLVAGYVGQTAIKVTEVFTSALGGVLLIDEAYALAQGGEGDFGHEAIATLVKLVEDHRDDVVVIAAGYPDEMEVLIASNPGLRSRFPKTIHFADYTDDELVQIFASLCTQNRYQCDDAGRAKLKALFGARARERGFGNGRLARNLFEDAVARQASRLVKLDNPTDEQLVTLTADDIPPPSTG, from the coding sequence ATGCAGGACGCTCGGCGACCGCGTCGCTCCGGACTGGTGGAGGACAAGAAGCACTTCCTCGAGTCACCGTCGACCCTCTTCGAGATCCTGGTCGGCATCGACAGTCGCGAGCTGAGCGCCCACGCGTGGCGCTACTACGAGTTGGCCGTGCGCATCGCGCACACGGTGGCGTCACTCGACGACCACGTCGCCCACTCCGAGCTCCAGGCGGTGGACAGCTACCGCACGATGCTGCTGCGCACGATCGAGCTGGCGGGCCTCCCGCGCCCCGGCCTCGACGGCGCGCACGCGCCCCCACGTCCGGTCCCGGCGACGCCGGCCGCCGCGGCACCGGCTCAGGCTCGCCCTCGTCGCGGCGTCGAGCCCGTCCTCGCCGAGCTCGACGCGCTCATCGGGCTGACCGCGGTGAAGGCCGAGGTGCGCCTGGTCGCCAACCTCCTGCAGATCCAACGGCTGCGCCGCAAGCGCAACCTGCCCGTTGCCGAGAGCAGCCGCCACCTCGTCTTCACCGGCAACCCCGGCACGGGCAAGACAACCGTCGCCCGGCTGCTCGCTGAGCTCTACTGGGAGCTCGAGGTGGTCACGAGGGGGCAACTGGTCGAGACCGACCGGGCCGGGCTCGTGGCGGGCTACGTCGGCCAGACGGCCATCAAGGTCACCGAGGTGTTCACGAGCGCGCTCGGTGGAGTGCTGTTGATCGACGAGGCCTACGCGCTCGCACAGGGGGGCGAAGGCGACTTCGGTCACGAAGCCATCGCCACGTTGGTGAAGCTGGTGGAGGACCACCGCGACGACGTCGTGGTGATCGCGGCGGGTTACCCCGACGAGATGGAGGTGCTCATCGCCTCGAACCCGGGGCTGCGCTCGCGCTTCCCGAAGACGATCCACTTCGCCGACTACACCGACGACGAGCTCGTGCAGATCTTCGCGAGCCTGTGTACGCAGAACCGGTACCAGTGCGACGACGCGGGACGCGCCAAGCTGAAGGCGCTCTTCGGTGCCCGAGCGCGGGAGCGGGGCTTCGGCAACGGACGTCTCGCCCGCAACCTGTTCGAGGACGCAGTTGCTCGTCAGGCCTCGCGCCTGGTGAAGCTCGACAACCCCACCGACGAGCAACTCGTGACGTTGACCGCCGACGACATCCCCCCGCCGTCGACGGGCTAA
- a CDS encoding glutamate-5-semialdehyde dehydrogenase, translating into MTSIAALGSRAKQASRHLALASTASKNAALAAAADLLVERGPEILEANLADVANAEQEGTSATVVDRLRLSHARIAGMAAGLLQVAALPDPVGEIVEGWTRPNGLVIEKLRVPLGVVAIIYENRPNVTSDAFGLCLKSGNAAFLRGSSAAIRSNTAIAGVVREGIVKAGLPDDALVLVDDTSHEAAVEFMRLRESIDCLIPRGGPSLIAAVLEHATVPYVIDGDGNCHVYVDASADLEMALDIVVNAKTQRPSVCNAAESLVVHEAVADELLTRLVPALKGVELVGDARARAIVGADRMAQATADDFGREFLDLKLSVAVVPSLDAAVDHIRTYGSGHTEAIVTRDLASARRFTREVDAAAVVVNASTRFTDGEEFGFGAEIGISTQKLHARGPMGLRELTTVKYIVTGEGQVRT; encoded by the coding sequence GTGACGTCGATCGCCGCGTTGGGTTCCCGGGCCAAGCAGGCGTCGCGCCACCTCGCGCTCGCGTCGACCGCGAGCAAGAACGCGGCCCTCGCCGCCGCAGCCGACCTGCTGGTCGAGCGGGGGCCCGAGATCCTCGAGGCCAACCTCGCCGACGTGGCCAACGCCGAGCAGGAGGGTACGTCGGCGACCGTCGTCGATCGCCTCCGGCTGTCGCACGCGCGCATCGCAGGCATGGCTGCGGGCCTGCTCCAGGTGGCGGCCCTGCCCGACCCGGTGGGGGAGATCGTCGAAGGCTGGACCCGGCCCAACGGGCTGGTGATCGAGAAGCTTCGTGTGCCGCTCGGGGTCGTGGCGATCATCTACGAGAACCGTCCCAACGTGACGAGCGATGCGTTCGGCCTGTGTCTGAAGTCGGGCAACGCCGCGTTCCTCCGTGGGTCGTCGGCGGCGATTCGCTCCAACACCGCGATCGCAGGCGTGGTGCGCGAAGGGATCGTGAAGGCGGGTCTGCCCGACGACGCGCTCGTACTGGTCGACGACACGAGTCACGAGGCGGCCGTCGAGTTCATGCGGCTGCGCGAGTCGATCGACTGCCTCATCCCGCGAGGCGGCCCGTCGCTCATCGCCGCCGTCCTCGAGCACGCCACCGTTCCCTACGTGATCGACGGCGACGGCAACTGCCACGTCTACGTCGACGCGTCGGCCGACCTCGAGATGGCGCTCGACATCGTCGTCAACGCAAAGACGCAGCGGCCATCGGTGTGCAACGCAGCCGAGTCGCTCGTGGTCCACGAAGCGGTTGCCGACGAGCTCCTGACGCGCCTGGTTCCCGCCCTGAAGGGCGTCGAGCTGGTGGGCGACGCGCGGGCGCGCGCCATCGTGGGCGCCGACCGCATGGCCCAGGCCACCGCCGACGACTTCGGCCGGGAGTTCCTCGACCTCAAGCTGTCGGTCGCGGTCGTGCCCTCGCTCGACGCAGCCGTCGACCACATCCGGACCTACGGCTCGGGTCACACCGAGGCCATCGTCACGCGCGACCTCGCGTCGGCCCGGCGTTTCACGCGCGAGGTCGACGCCGCCGCGGTCGTCGTCAACGCGTCGACGCGCTTCACCGACGGTGAGGAGTTCGGGTTCGGTGCCGAGATCGGCATCAGCACGCAGAAGCTGCACGCCCGTGGCCCGATGGGTCTGCGTGAGCTCACGACGGTGAAGTACATCGTCACCGGGGAAGGCCAGGTCCGCACCTAA